In Primulina huaijiensis isolate GDHJ02 chromosome 6, ASM1229523v2, whole genome shotgun sequence, a single window of DNA contains:
- the LOC140979086 gene encoding uncharacterized protein, producing the protein MADGTRLKTLDDSMKSLQGRLDDYQQNSDERHEQTTKHLESLDIKLEKTLLLLADTLSHKPPQPNPLLETSPPLISPTPPPGFMSAPTNPHVVIPSSPYLYPFTASPRSTRIDFPRFDGTEPLDWIYKAERYFEFYQVPPYQRLLLASIHMDGPALPWFQWQHKTHQFESWEGFIRILETTFGPSEYEDHQETLAKLTQTSTVAEYRQRFDALANRISGVSASFLTSCFISGLRSDLRHEVKAFRPTSLTQAIGLARLQEAKLLDRRSNNRVNQSYPSPTSVTPCKTPSTGSISNTHPVISSAALNSPYHVRRLSPSEVQLKGQQGLCFSCDEKWSSSHKCKAKPHLFFFDVEDYCPSPPPEDTTSTPELLPQDTPIHSAISFHVLAGQPTSTTFRFSGILAGSPVQVLIDGGSTHSFVQIRVAKHLQLPIISATSFVVAVGNVDRLITEGVVQQSPLTIQGHTFQPELFVLSLHGADVILGASWLATLGWVRQHYDKLLSEFEYDGKPIQLVGNPPALPTPIQLHSFSRTAYTDAMALCFRLDLVHVSATEDDSAPPELEALLSQFSTVFETTHELPPSRVYDHAIPLFPGSHPVNMRPYRYPHFQKAVIEKLVSEMLADGIIQPSLSPFSSPVVLIQKKDGTWRFCTDYRALNAITVKDRFPIPTIDELFDELKGAIFYSKIDLRAGYHQIRVKSEDVHKTAFRTHEGHYDYLVMPFGLINAPATFQAAMNHIFRSFLRRFVIVFFLRHSGL; encoded by the coding sequence ATGGCTGACGGCACCCGACTCAAAACTCTCGACGACTCCATGAAATCGCTGCAAGGGCGGTTGGATGATTACCAACAGAACTCCGATGAAAGGCATGAGCAGACTACTAAACATTTGGAGTCTTTGGATATTAAACTGGAGAAAACCTTGCTACTCTTGGCTGATACTTTGTCCCACAAACCACCACAGCCTAACCCTCTACTAGAAACATCCCCACCTTTGATTTCTCCTACGCCTCCACCAGGTTTTATGTCGGCACCAACCAATCCTCATGTGGTGATACCATCTTCTCCATATCTCTACCCTTTCACCGCTTCTCCTCGTTCGACCCGCATAGATTTTCCCAGATTTGATGGTACAGAGCCCTTGGATTGGATTTATAAAGCTGAACGATATTTTGAGTTCTACCAGGTGCCACCATACCAACGTCTTCTGTTGGCATCGATTCATATGGACGGCCCGGCCTTGCCTTGGTTTCAATGGCAACACAAAACTCACCAATTTGAATCATGGGAAGGTTTCATCCGAATTCTGGAGACTACTTTTGGCCCATCAGAATACGAAGATCATCAAGAAACTTTGGCCAAACTGACTCAGACTTCAACGGTAGCAGAATATCGCCAACGTTTTGACGCCTTGGCTAATCGTATTTCAGGTGTGTCTGCTTCGTTCCTGACTAGCTGTTTCATTTCCGGCCTTCGTTCCGATCTTCGACATGAAGTCAAAGCATTTCGACCCACATCTTTGACTCAAGCTATCGGGCTTGCTCGTCTTCAAGAGGCGAAGCTTCTCGACCGCCGCTCTAACAACCGGGTGAACCAATCTTACCCATCGCCTACGTCCGTCACACCCTGCAAAACTCCGTCCACCGGTTCCATATCTAATACTCATCCGGTGATTTCTTCAGCGGCACTAAATTCTCCTTATCATGTTCGTCGTTTATCCCCTTCGGAAGTCCAACTTAAAGGCCAACAGGGTCTTTGTTTCAGTTGTGACGAAAAGTGGTCGTCCTCTCACAAATGCAAAGCTAAACCCCACCTCTTCTTCTTTGACGTGGAGGATTACTGCCCATCCCCACCACCCGAGGACACCACTTCCACACCTGAACTATTACCTCAAGATACACCCATTCACTCGGCTATTTCGTTCCATGTTCTTGCTGGCCAACCTACGTCTACCACATTTCGATTTTCTGGAATATTGGCAGGATCTCCAGTACAAGTATTGATTGATGGGGGAAGTACTCATTCTTTTGTTCAAATCCGAGTAGCTAAACATCTGCAACTACCTATTATATCTGCAACTTCTTTTGTGGTAGCAGTGGGAAATGTGGATCGTTTGATCACAGAAGGCGTGGTACAACAATCGCCTTTGACAATCCAGGGACACACTTTTCAACCTGAATTATTTGTTCTCTCTTTGCATGGTGCCGATGTTATTTTGGGAGCTTCATGGCTCGCAACACTTGGGTGGGTTCGTCAACATTATGATAAACTGTTGTCTGAATTTGAGTATGATGGCAAACCCATACAATTAGTTGGCAATCCTCCGGCTCTTCCCACACCGATACAACTTCATAGTTTCTCTCGAACGGCATACACTGATGCAATGGCTCTATGTTTCCGTCTGGATTTAGTTCATGTATCTGCCACAGAAGATGACTCAGCCCCACCTGAATTAGAAGCTTTATTGAGTCAATTTTCTACTGTGTTTGAGACGACACATGAGTTGCCTCCCTCTCGGGTTTATGATCATGCTATTCCCTTGTTTCCTGGATCCCACCCTGTGAACATGCGACCATACCGTTATCCACATTTTCAGAAGGCTGTTATCGAGAAACTAGTCAGTGAAATGTTGGCAGACGGCATCATCCAGCCTAGCTTAAGCCCCTTTTCCTCTCCAGTGGTACTGATTCAAAAGAAAGATGGCACATGGCGATTTTGCACGGATTACAGAGCTTTGAATGCTATCACAGTGAAGGATCGATTTCCTATTCCTACCATTGATGAATTGTTTGACGAACTCAAGGGCGCTATtttttattccaagatcgatttgagaGCAGGGTATCATCAAATTCGAGTCAAATCTGAAGACGTTCACAAGACAGCTTTTCGAACTCACGAGGGACATTACGATTATCTTGTTATGCCTTTTGGCCTCATCAATGCCCCAGCCACATTTCAGGCAGCCATGAATCATATTTTCCGATCTTTTTTGCGGCGctttgtgattgttttttttttacgacATTCTGGTTTATAG
- the LOC140979608 gene encoding uncharacterized protein yields MEFRTSSSKGHDKGKKVEKTRRVWTTREEDVLLQALKEAVNHGWKSENGFRIGYLGFLEDSMKKTFPNTYLRANPHINSKIHVWKKFHGTLMTLLSKSGIGWNETEKMIDATNEAWELFEKMDSSVHGMRYRSWPYYNDWCEIFGRDRSTGERSESFADSVQEDDLNLGNTDGGAVGVGLDKFLDGFEDNADSILVSDPIFSDATSGKKSVGKKRKRSAEIEDRIVDAMNKFSDMTHVSIDELSKKIGYDPVATKDVFDAISAIPGMTVDERVFVGDKLVENPKKLAYFFSLPDEARNSLVKQILKKE; encoded by the exons ATGGAGTTTAGAACAAGTAGCAGCAAAGGACATGACAAGGGAAAAAAAGTTGAGAAGACTAGGCGTGTGTGGACAACAAGAGAGGAAGATGTTCTCCTTCAAGCATTAAAGGAAGCTGTCAATCACGGCTGGAAGAGTGAGAATGGATTCCGAATTGGTTATTTGGGTTTTTTAGAAGATTCCATGAAAAAGACATTCCCAAATACATATTTGCGGGCCAATCctcatatcaattcaaaaattCATGTATGGAAAAAGTTTCATGGTACATTAATGACATTGTTAAGCAAGAGCGGAATAGGTTGGAATGAAACTGAAAAAATGATTGACGCCACAAATGAAGCATGGGAACTCTTTGAGAAG ATGGACAGCAGTGTCCATGGGATGCGGTATAGGTCTTGGCCATATTATAATGATTGGTGTGAGATTTTTGGACGCGATCGTTCAACTGGAGAACGCTCTGAGAGCTTTGCTGATTCCGTACAGGAAGATGACTTGAACTTGGGGAATACTGATGGTGGTGCAGTGGGTGTGGGGTTGGACAAGTTTTTGGATGGGTTTGAGGATAATGCTGATTCAATTTTGGTCTCAGACCCTATCTTTTCTGACGCAACATCAGGTAAGAAATCTGTGGGCAAAAAACGCAAGCGAAGTGCTGAAATAGAAGACCGAATTGTCGATGCTATGAACAAATTCAGTGACATGACACATGTTAGCATAGATGAGCTCTCAAAAAAAATTGGATATGATCCTGTTGCAACTAAAGATGTGTTCGATGCTATAAGTGCAATTCCAGGAATGACAGTGGATGAGAGGGTGTTTGTAGGTGACAAGTTAGTGGAGAATCCAAAGAAATTGGCATATTTCTTCAGTTTACCAGACGAGGCTCGAAACTCCTTGGTCAAGCAAATCTTAAAAAAAGAGTGA